A DNA window from Janibacter sp. A1S7 contains the following coding sequences:
- a CDS encoding putative quinol monooxygenase yields the protein MSELHVVATIPIKPEAVKEARSVLSTLIAATRREAGVVSYDLYESASTPSTFVTVERYRDQAALDEHMASPHLAAAFAAAEPLLAGEVAIHPLQPVDVG from the coding sequence ATGAGCGAACTGCACGTCGTGGCCACCATCCCCATCAAGCCTGAGGCCGTCAAGGAAGCTCGCTCCGTGCTCAGCACCCTCATAGCCGCCACCCGCCGCGAGGCAGGCGTCGTGTCGTACGACCTGTACGAGTCCGCCTCGACCCCGAGCACCTTCGTCACGGTCGAGCGCTACAGGGACCAAGCGGCGCTGGACGAGCACATGGCCTCGCCGCACCTCGCCGCCGCGTTCGCGGCAGCCGAGCCTCTGCTCGCCGGCGAGGTCGCCATCCACCCGCTGCAGCCGGTCGACGTCGGCTGA
- a CDS encoding nucleotidyltransferase family protein, whose amino-acid sequence MSELTAASLRLRAALTQHKSRVVDVLERYSATNPRLFGSVARGDAEEDSDLDLLVDLTAGDGNELLRVAGLAEELSELLGVRVDVVAATLLRDEVSTTALADAVAV is encoded by the coding sequence ATGAGTGAACTGACCGCCGCGTCGCTGAGACTCCGTGCTGCCCTCACGCAGCATAAGAGTCGCGTTGTTGACGTGCTGGAACGGTACAGCGCCACCAACCCACGTCTATTTGGGTCGGTGGCGCGCGGCGATGCCGAAGAGGACAGCGATCTGGATCTTCTCGTCGACCTGACCGCAGGGGACGGTAACGAGCTGCTGCGTGTGGCCGGGCTCGCCGAGGAACTGAGTGAGCTGCTTGGCGTCCGAGTTGATGTCGTTGCGGCAACGCTCTTGCGCGACGAGGTCTCCACTACTGCGCTCGCAGACGCGGTTGCAGTGTGA
- a CDS encoding TetR/AcrR family transcriptional regulator → MPKLVDHDQRRRQITDALIQVAATSGLHQVTMRKVAAQAGVSVRLVQYFFTDKASLMMAALEHLTQQSNDRWTRARDQAIDEEMSVRHAIEAFLAAAAVDDRDSRVFQLVWTSYATMAMTDPGLAARPFIDGPDRVEAELVELLELAANRDELATRSDGTLPAVAIEAARILTLNHGLGTSVLIGQKTPEQAAAILRYHLDGLFDR, encoded by the coding sequence ATGCCAAAGCTCGTCGATCACGACCAACGCCGCCGACAGATCACCGACGCCCTAATTCAAGTCGCCGCCACCTCAGGACTGCACCAAGTCACCATGCGCAAGGTCGCTGCGCAGGCTGGGGTCTCGGTGCGACTGGTGCAGTACTTCTTCACCGACAAGGCCTCGTTGATGATGGCCGCGTTGGAACACCTCACCCAGCAGAGCAACGACCGCTGGACTCGCGCACGCGACCAGGCCATCGACGAAGAGATGTCAGTGCGCCACGCTATCGAGGCGTTCTTGGCGGCTGCCGCCGTCGATGACAGGGACTCACGAGTCTTCCAGCTGGTCTGGACCTCGTACGCGACGATGGCGATGACCGACCCCGGCCTCGCCGCTCGGCCATTCATCGACGGCCCCGACAGGGTCGAGGCGGAACTCGTCGAACTCCTCGAGCTCGCCGCCAACCGCGACGAGCTCGCCACCCGTTCTGACGGGACACTCCCGGCGGTGGCTATCGAGGCGGCCCGGATACTGACGCTCAACCACGGACTCGGAACCAGCGTTCTCATCGGCCAGAAGACGCCCGAACAAGCGGCCGCCATCCTGCGCTACCACCTCGACGGACTCTTCGACCGATAA
- a CDS encoding phosphate ABC transporter substrate-binding protein PstS, translated as MIRSTRRRTALTATTALALSLSMAACSAANNSGSGATADVGTGSGGVSGTLSGAGASSQAAAVDAWKNGFLGTNPDATVNYDPVGSGGGREQFVSGAVPWAGSDAYLDEDELATARQRCGGEGNVIEIPAYISPIAVPYNIAGVDDLKLSAETLALIFDQQITSWDDQAIARDNPGTDLPSTPVTVVNRSDESGTTENFVDYLSVAAGDAWPHEVSGDWPVAGGTAAKGTTGVVQSVEATDGAIGYSDVSQIGDLPAVQVEVGQDWVGPSAEAAARIIETSAQVEGRGQYDHAIDITRDTTEAGTYPIVLASYELACTQYDDAETAALVKAWLTHVTSDEGQQASAKTAGSAPISDATQEKATAAIEAITAK; from the coding sequence GTGATTCGTTCCACCCGCAGGCGCACGGCACTGACCGCAACGACCGCCCTGGCACTGTCCTTGAGCATGGCCGCCTGCAGTGCGGCCAACAACTCCGGCTCGGGCGCCACCGCGGACGTCGGCACGGGCAGTGGCGGTGTCTCCGGCACACTGTCCGGCGCCGGCGCCTCCTCGCAGGCCGCTGCCGTCGACGCCTGGAAGAACGGCTTCCTGGGGACCAACCCGGACGCCACGGTCAACTACGACCCGGTCGGCTCCGGCGGTGGGCGCGAGCAGTTCGTCTCCGGCGCCGTGCCCTGGGCCGGCTCGGACGCCTACCTCGACGAGGACGAGCTGGCCACGGCGCGGCAGCGCTGTGGCGGCGAGGGCAACGTCATCGAGATCCCCGCCTACATCTCACCGATCGCGGTGCCCTACAACATCGCGGGCGTCGACGACCTGAAGCTCTCCGCCGAGACGCTGGCGCTGATCTTCGACCAGCAGATCACCAGCTGGGACGACCAGGCGATCGCCCGGGACAACCCGGGCACCGACCTGCCGTCGACGCCGGTCACGGTCGTCAACCGCTCCGACGAGTCGGGCACCACCGAGAACTTCGTCGACTACCTCTCGGTCGCGGCGGGTGACGCCTGGCCGCACGAGGTCTCCGGGGACTGGCCGGTCGCCGGTGGCACCGCAGCCAAGGGCACCACCGGAGTGGTCCAGTCCGTCGAGGCCACCGACGGCGCCATCGGCTACTCCGACGTCTCGCAGATCGGCGACCTCCCCGCCGTGCAGGTCGAGGTGGGCCAGGACTGGGTCGGCCCGAGCGCCGAGGCCGCCGCCAGGATCATCGAGACCTCCGCCCAGGTGGAGGGCCGCGGCCAGTACGACCACGCCATCGACATCACGCGCGACACCACCGAGGCGGGCACCTACCCGATCGTGCTGGCGTCCTACGAGCTGGCCTGCACCCAGTACGACGACGCCGAGACCGCCGCCCTCGTCAAGGCGTGGCTGACCCATGTCACCAGCGACGAGGGCCAGCAGGCCTCCGCCAAGACCGCCGGCTCCGCCCCCATCAGCGACGCCACGCAGGAGAAGGCCACCGCCGCCATCGAGGCGATCACCGCGAAGTGA
- a CDS encoding recombinase family protein encodes MSALLVGYARCSTDQQDLTAQRDALGNLGVQTERIYVDHGLTGTNRERPGLREALAACRAGDTLVVTKLDRLARSLPDARAIADELTSRQISLSLGGSVYDPTDAVGRLLFNVLAMVAEFESDLIRLRTVEGMKLAKAKGRLRGKQPKLTRKQEAHLVSLVSSGEYSTAEVADLFSVGRSTVYRAIERQRIAAKAQTTKATSRR; translated from the coding sequence ATGAGCGCACTGCTTGTCGGGTACGCCCGATGCTCCACCGACCAACAAGATCTCACCGCTCAACGTGACGCCCTGGGCAACCTCGGGGTCCAGACCGAGCGGATCTACGTCGACCACGGCCTGACCGGCACCAACCGAGAGCGCCCTGGGCTGCGCGAAGCACTCGCTGCCTGCCGGGCCGGCGACACCCTGGTCGTCACCAAGCTCGACCGCTTGGCCAGGTCCTTACCGGATGCCCGGGCGATCGCTGATGAGCTCACCTCCCGGCAGATCAGCCTCTCGCTCGGCGGGTCGGTCTATGACCCCACCGATGCTGTCGGGCGGCTGCTGTTCAACGTTCTCGCGATGGTCGCTGAGTTCGAATCTGACCTCATCAGGCTTCGCACCGTCGAGGGCATGAAGCTCGCCAAGGCCAAAGGACGGCTGCGTGGAAAGCAACCGAAGCTCACCCGAAAGCAGGAAGCCCACCTGGTGTCCTTGGTGAGCAGCGGCGAGTACAGCACCGCCGAGGTCGCCGACCTGTTTAGCGTGGGTCGCTCCACCGTCTACCGGGCCATCGAACGCCAACGGATCGCAGCCAAGGCTCAGACCACGAAGGCGACTTCGAGGCGTTGA
- a CDS encoding MFS transporter has product MIDELWHIFMVRRYHHSMLGFDTTARTPRADMKPGTSVVVAMACAAEFMVVMDASIIAIATPSIGSDLQMSPGALSWVVNAYVLMFAGGMLVGGRLGDLFGLRRVFILATIVFAGASLVAGLASEGWQLLAARAVQGMGGAALAPVSLALISATLPEGPARSRAVGLWTAVGIAGGAVGNVVGGTLTQLADWRWVFWLNVPLGVLAVVAAAIVLQAPTSAQRKDPAGTRARRLDLQGAALATVGLVIASWAISGTDLISSGALSSGWPRFGALAIGSLLLIAFVWSQRRPTTTPVQEGTGTMPVDPLLPLGLFAHRGISSGTVTMLLAGATLMPMWFYISLLMQNTLGYNPLRAGLGFLPHATVTALIGAGLAPRLMDRVSARVLVLCGCLIAAAGFAWQAFTAGPPTSGDAGTYLSVILGPAIVISVGGGLLNTPLTTAILAGASPNDSGAVSGLLNTTKQVGAAIGLAALTALLATTGPADYRPAFIAMAALMTLATASSMLLPATKTE; this is encoded by the coding sequence GTGATCGACGAGCTTTGGCATATCTTCATGGTACGTCGGTACCATCACAGCATGTTGGGTTTCGACACCACTGCCAGGACACCTCGCGCTGACATGAAGCCGGGCACCAGCGTGGTGGTCGCGATGGCGTGCGCGGCCGAGTTCATGGTCGTCATGGACGCCTCGATCATCGCGATCGCGACCCCGTCAATCGGCAGCGACTTGCAGATGTCACCCGGTGCCCTGTCCTGGGTGGTGAACGCCTATGTGTTGATGTTCGCCGGTGGGATGCTCGTGGGAGGTCGTCTCGGTGACCTGTTCGGCTTGCGGCGAGTGTTCATCCTCGCCACCATCGTCTTCGCCGGAGCTAGCCTGGTCGCAGGCCTGGCCAGCGAGGGCTGGCAACTCCTCGCGGCCCGTGCTGTCCAAGGTATGGGCGGCGCGGCACTGGCGCCGGTCTCGCTGGCGCTGATCAGCGCCACCTTGCCCGAGGGTCCTGCCCGGTCGCGCGCGGTCGGTCTGTGGACCGCGGTGGGTATCGCCGGTGGCGCAGTCGGCAATGTCGTGGGCGGGACTCTGACCCAGCTCGCGGACTGGCGCTGGGTGTTCTGGCTCAACGTGCCACTGGGCGTCCTCGCCGTCGTCGCAGCCGCGATCGTGCTCCAGGCGCCAACCAGTGCCCAGAGGAAGGACCCTGCCGGGACTCGCGCCAGACGACTGGATCTTCAGGGCGCGGCCCTGGCCACGGTTGGGCTGGTGATCGCCTCGTGGGCGATCTCAGGAACCGACCTCATCTCCTCGGGAGCCCTCAGCTCCGGGTGGCCCCGATTCGGGGCATTGGCGATCGGTAGCCTCCTGCTCATCGCTTTCGTATGGTCACAGCGGCGACCGACGACGACTCCCGTCCAGGAAGGCACCGGCACGATGCCGGTGGACCCGTTGCTTCCCTTGGGGCTGTTCGCCCACCGAGGCATCAGCTCCGGGACGGTGACGATGCTGCTTGCCGGTGCGACCTTGATGCCGATGTGGTTCTACATCTCGTTGCTGATGCAGAACACCCTCGGATACAACCCCCTCCGCGCCGGGCTCGGGTTCCTGCCCCACGCAACGGTCACCGCCCTCATAGGCGCCGGACTCGCGCCGCGTTTGATGGATCGAGTCTCCGCGCGGGTACTCGTGCTCTGTGGATGCCTGATCGCTGCCGCCGGGTTCGCCTGGCAAGCCTTCACGGCTGGGCCGCCGACATCCGGTGACGCTGGGACCTATCTGAGCGTGATCCTCGGGCCAGCCATCGTGATCAGCGTCGGCGGCGGACTCCTCAACACACCACTGACGACAGCGATCCTCGCCGGCGCATCACCCAACGACTCCGGGGCAGTCTCCGGCCTGCTCAACACCACCAAACAGGTCGGCGCCGCCATCGGCCTGGCCGCCCTGACCGCGCTGCTCGCGACCACCGGCCCCGCCGACTATCGACCAGCCTTCATCGCCATGGCCGCCCTCATGACCCTGGCCACGGCAAGCAGCATGCTCCTTCCCGCAACCAAGACCGAATGA
- a CDS encoding LacI family DNA-binding transcriptional regulator, translating into MRGHRIADIAEQSGLSAATVDRVLHGRPGASPRAVRAVEQAIAELDRQAGALRLAARSLVLDVVMQAPTRFSGEVRDALEAQLTGLRPAAVRARFHLRESGTVEDVVSTLEGIGRRGRTSHGVLLKVPDDPAVAGAIAALAGRGIPAVTLVTDVSGSARIAYAGPDHESAGRTAAHLIHRWGGREAGAVLVTLSRSSFVGERTRAEAFVDQLARDAPGLSVRRVSDADGLDAATADVVTAELGTGDDLVGVYSVGGANRAILASLRAKGVAPSVFVGHDLDPDNLELLRTGEIGVVLHHDLHEDARSALRAVLQHHGLAPGAPTSMASGVHVVTRYNVPARMRRSGRA; encoded by the coding sequence GTGCGCGGCCACCGGATCGCCGACATCGCCGAGCAGTCGGGCCTGTCCGCGGCGACCGTCGACCGCGTCCTCCACGGCCGTCCCGGCGCCAGCCCCCGCGCGGTCCGGGCCGTCGAGCAGGCCATCGCCGAGCTCGACCGCCAGGCCGGCGCCCTGCGCCTGGCTGCCCGCTCGCTCGTGCTGGACGTGGTGATGCAGGCGCCCACCCGTTTCTCCGGGGAGGTCCGGGATGCGCTCGAGGCGCAGCTGACCGGGCTGCGGCCGGCGGCGGTGCGGGCACGCTTCCACCTGCGCGAGTCGGGCACCGTCGAGGACGTCGTCAGCACGCTCGAGGGCATCGGGCGGCGGGGGAGGACCAGTCACGGCGTCCTGCTGAAGGTCCCCGACGATCCCGCGGTCGCGGGGGCCATCGCCGCCCTGGCCGGGCGCGGCATCCCGGCGGTCACCCTCGTCACCGACGTCTCCGGCTCCGCGCGGATCGCCTACGCCGGACCCGACCACGAGTCGGCCGGGCGGACCGCAGCCCACCTGATCCACCGGTGGGGCGGACGGGAGGCGGGTGCAGTCCTGGTCACGCTGAGCCGTTCGTCCTTCGTCGGCGAGCGCACCCGGGCGGAGGCATTCGTCGACCAGCTCGCCCGCGACGCTCCCGGGTTGTCGGTGCGGCGGGTCAGTGACGCCGACGGGTTGGACGCCGCCACCGCGGACGTCGTCACCGCGGAGCTGGGCACGGGCGATGACCTCGTCGGGGTCTACTCGGTCGGTGGGGCCAACCGGGCGATCCTCGCGTCGCTGCGGGCGAAGGGGGTGGCCCCCTCGGTCTTCGTCGGCCACGACCTCGACCCGGACAACCTCGAGCTGCTGCGCACGGGCGAGATCGGCGTGGTGCTGCACCACGACCTGCACGAGGACGCCCGCTCGGCGCTGCGAGCGGTGCTGCAGCACCACGGGCTGGCCCCGGGCGCGCCCACGTCGATGGCCTCCGGGGTGCACGTGGTCACCCGCTACAACGTCCCCGCTCGCATGCGCCGTAGCGGCCGCGCGTGA
- a CDS encoding DHA2 family efflux MFS transporter permease subunit, with protein MPTIAPQAPAVTTPAQTTLVLRVLTVATFVVILNETIMNNAIPRLMDDFSVPATSAQWLTTAFMLTMAVVIPMTGWIMQRLAVRRTFALSMGLFCLGTAVAMVAPTFGVLLGARIVQATGTALMIPLLMTTLMNLVPAADRGRTMGNVSLVIAVAPAMGPAVSGALLRLGSWRLIFITVLPIAAVALWVGLRSLPDVGERADSRLDLPSVLLSVVGFGGLVYGLSGVGGGQPGDGGAAPEPVVDPLLCVGVAILALAAFAWRQRSLVRSGDPLMDLRTLRFRSFTGAFLTMCLGFAALIATLILLPIHLQDGLGLTTLQTGLLLIPGGLLMGLLGPTVGRLYDRLGARPLVLPGSIGVTISLASLAALVPVAGPWVILGLHVLLSLSLALTFTPLFTAGLGSLPPGLYAHGSALLGSSQQVFGAAGTATSIAVMSLVAGSDPTTAELAKGAQAGFALLAVLAAISVLTCLMVSTPPAEGE; from the coding sequence ATGCCCACGATCGCGCCGCAGGCGCCTGCCGTCACCACGCCTGCGCAGACGACACTGGTCCTGCGGGTGCTCACGGTCGCCACCTTCGTCGTGATCCTCAACGAGACGATCATGAACAACGCGATCCCGCGCCTGATGGACGACTTCTCGGTGCCGGCGACGTCGGCGCAGTGGCTGACGACGGCGTTCATGCTCACCATGGCCGTGGTCATCCCGATGACCGGCTGGATCATGCAGCGGCTGGCCGTGCGACGCACCTTCGCGCTGTCGATGGGCCTGTTCTGCCTGGGCACGGCAGTGGCCATGGTGGCCCCGACCTTCGGGGTGCTCCTCGGTGCCCGGATCGTGCAGGCCACCGGCACCGCGCTGATGATCCCGCTGCTGATGACCACCCTGATGAACCTCGTGCCCGCCGCCGACCGGGGCCGCACGATGGGCAACGTCTCCCTCGTCATCGCGGTCGCGCCCGCCATGGGCCCGGCGGTCTCCGGCGCGCTGCTGCGCCTGGGCTCGTGGCGGCTGATCTTCATCACGGTCCTGCCGATCGCCGCGGTCGCACTGTGGGTCGGCCTGCGCAGCCTCCCGGACGTCGGCGAGCGCGCGGACAGCCGCCTCGACCTGCCCAGCGTGCTGCTGTCGGTCGTCGGCTTCGGCGGGCTGGTCTACGGCCTCTCCGGGGTCGGTGGCGGCCAGCCCGGCGACGGGGGCGCCGCACCCGAGCCGGTGGTCGACCCGCTCCTGTGCGTCGGCGTGGCGATCCTCGCGCTGGCCGCCTTCGCCTGGCGCCAACGCTCCCTCGTGCGCAGCGGCGACCCGTTGATGGACCTGCGCACGCTGCGTTTCCGCAGCTTCACCGGCGCCTTCCTGACGATGTGCCTCGGGTTCGCCGCGCTCATCGCCACGCTGATCCTGCTGCCGATCCACCTGCAGGACGGCCTCGGGCTGACCACCCTGCAGACCGGGCTGCTGCTCATCCCCGGCGGGTTGCTCATGGGTCTGCTCGGCCCCACGGTCGGGCGCCTCTACGACCGGCTCGGCGCGCGCCCCCTCGTCCTGCCCGGCAGCATCGGGGTGACCATCTCGCTCGCCTCGTTGGCGGCGCTCGTCCCGGTCGCCGGCCCGTGGGTGATCCTCGGGCTGCACGTCCTGCTGTCCCTGTCGCTGGCGCTGACCTTCACCCCGCTCTTCACTGCCGGTCTGGGCTCGCTCCCCCCAGGCCTGTACGCGCACGGGTCGGCCCTGCTCGGCTCCTCGCAGCAGGTCTTCGGCGCCGCCGGGACCGCGACGAGCATCGCGGTGATGTCCCTCGTCGCCGGGTCCGACCCCACGACCGCCGAGCTGGCGAAGGGGGCCCAGGCCGGCTTCGCGCTGCTGGCCGTCCTCGCCGCGATCTCCGTCCTCACCTGCCTGATGGTCTCCACGCCCCCGGCCGAGGGCGAGTGA
- the dnaB gene encoding replicative DNA helicase, translating to MESSVYGDAPSYSSTPHDRLPPQDVGAEQSVLGGMLLSKDAIGDVNEAVRSKDFYRPAHELIFDAVVDLYSRGEPADAITVADELSKRGDLQRAGGQAYLHDLIQSVPTAANAGYYAQIVAERAVLRRLVEAGTKIVQMGYAQGGGDVEDIVNQAQAEVYTVAEKRGGEDYAPLWDTLNDTMTEIEVAAGRTDEMTGVPTGFHDLDELTHGLHPGQMVVIAARPAVGKSTLGVDIARAAAIHHQMATAIFSLEMSRSEITMRVLAAEASIQLQHLRRGKMSDPDWRKLSRVVGRISDSPLYIDDSPNLALMEIRAKARRLKQQHNLKLIVIDYLQLMTSGKKVESRQQEVSEFSRALKLLAKELEVPVIAISQLNRGPEQRTDKRPAMSDLRESGSIEQDADLVILLHRERGPESEREGEADVIVAKHRNGPTADIVLGFQGHYARFSNMAKDSGGF from the coding sequence TTGGAATCCAGCGTCTACGGCGACGCGCCCTCCTACTCCTCGACCCCTCATGACCGCCTGCCTCCGCAGGACGTCGGCGCGGAGCAGTCGGTGCTCGGCGGCATGCTACTGAGCAAGGACGCGATCGGTGACGTCAACGAGGCGGTCCGCAGCAAGGACTTCTACCGTCCCGCGCACGAGCTGATCTTCGACGCGGTCGTCGACCTGTACTCCCGGGGCGAGCCGGCGGACGCGATCACCGTCGCCGACGAGCTGAGCAAGCGCGGCGACCTGCAGCGTGCCGGTGGGCAGGCCTACCTGCACGACCTCATCCAGTCGGTGCCGACGGCGGCCAATGCCGGGTACTACGCGCAGATCGTCGCCGAGCGCGCGGTCCTGCGGCGTCTGGTCGAGGCCGGGACGAAGATCGTGCAGATGGGTTACGCCCAGGGCGGCGGTGACGTCGAGGACATCGTCAACCAGGCCCAGGCCGAGGTGTACACCGTCGCCGAGAAGCGGGGCGGTGAGGACTACGCCCCGCTGTGGGACACGCTGAACGACACGATGACCGAGATCGAGGTCGCCGCCGGCCGTACCGACGAGATGACCGGCGTGCCCACCGGGTTCCACGACCTCGACGAGCTGACCCACGGCCTGCATCCCGGGCAGATGGTCGTCATCGCGGCGAGACCGGCCGTGGGTAAATCGACGCTGGGTGTGGACATCGCCCGCGCGGCGGCGATCCACCACCAGATGGCGACTGCGATCTTCTCCTTGGAGATGAGCCGCAGCGAGATCACGATGCGTGTGCTCGCGGCGGAGGCGAGCATCCAGCTGCAGCACCTGCGTCGCGGCAAGATGAGCGACCCGGACTGGCGCAAGCTCTCCCGCGTCGTCGGGCGGATCAGCGACAGCCCGCTCTACATCGACGACTCGCCCAACCTGGCCCTGATGGAGATCCGCGCCAAGGCCCGGCGGCTGAAGCAGCAGCACAACCTCAAGCTCATCGTCATCGACTACCTGCAGCTGATGACCTCGGGCAAGAAGGTCGAGTCCCGCCAGCAGGAGGTCTCGGAGTTCTCCCGGGCGCTCAAGCTGCTGGCCAAGGAGCTCGAGGTGCCGGTGATCGCGATCAGCCAGCTCAACCGTGGCCCGGAGCAGCGCACCGACAAGCGACCGGCGATGAGCGACCTGCGTGAGTCGGGCTCGATCGAGCAGGACGCCGACCTCGTGATTTTGCTGCACCGCGAGCGGGGTCCGGAGTCCGAACGCGAGGGCGAGGCGGACGTCATCGTGGCCAAGCACCGAAACGGTCCGACGGCCGACATCGTGCTTGGCTTCCAGGGGCACTACGCGCGGTTCTCGAATATGGCGAAGGACTCTGGCGGGTTCTAG
- a CDS encoding DUF86 domain-containing protein produces the protein MSRSEAQRLEDIRAAISRCIAYRDHLDSAELGSMAYDAVLRNLAVVGEAVKSLPEDFRQEHPDTPWASIAGLRNVVVHEYFRVNPDLIRDIVDNQLAPLLDDI, from the coding sequence GTGAGCCGCTCGGAGGCGCAGCGCCTGGAAGACATTCGGGCCGCAATCTCGCGATGCATCGCCTACCGCGACCATCTCGATTCGGCAGAGTTGGGCTCGATGGCGTACGACGCCGTGCTCCGCAACCTGGCCGTTGTCGGCGAGGCAGTGAAGTCCCTGCCCGAGGACTTCAGGCAGGAACACCCCGACACGCCGTGGGCCTCGATAGCCGGTCTCCGCAACGTGGTTGTCCATGAGTACTTTCGGGTCAACCCGGATCTGATCCGCGACATCGTTGACAATCAGCTGGCGCCCCTACTGGACGACATCTGA
- a CDS encoding DUF2277 domain-containing protein, which produces MCRNIRQLHNFEPPATSDEVRAAALQYVRKVSGSTKPSQANQAAFDEAVEEVARVTQHLLDHLVTTAEPKDREVEAAKAKERARKRYQQAG; this is translated from the coding sequence ATGTGCCGAAACATCCGTCAGCTGCACAACTTCGAACCACCCGCCACCAGTGACGAGGTCCGCGCCGCCGCGCTGCAGTACGTGCGCAAGGTCAGCGGGTCCACCAAGCCGAGTCAGGCGAATCAGGCCGCCTTCGACGAGGCGGTGGAGGAGGTCGCCCGGGTGACCCAGCACCTGCTGGACCACCTCGTGACGACCGCCGAGCCCAAGGACCGGGAGGTCGAGGCGGCGAAGGCGAAGGAGCGGGCGCGCAAGCGGTACCAACAGGCGGGGTGA